One genomic region from Conexibacter woesei DSM 14684 encodes:
- a CDS encoding LCP family protein: protein MPEHRDDPDERGDQPSYRVYRAGGDRSASRSANEPAGPAGTPEYSRYRSKPRSLRERLRGEDAGLDGLAASGGRGDGRGGGPDGPGRRRGLPRRRRGGGGRRGITPGRVVKWIVLAVGAWLALSLVLFLVSAQIQKGKVSDSAKAALTDAGYPLTSANNVLILGSDQRESGTKEPGANTSGPSRSDTIMLWRVGGGKSARLSIPRDTIVDIPGHGLNKINAAYAFGGAALSIDTIEQYLGVPINHLIEVDFENFPKLIDALGGITVKTGRVCSDISGGKANGGWSLRLRAGENKLDGEDALALARTRKNSCNPAEDDLTRARRQQDILSGIKDKVTSPTTFFRLPWVSWAAPKAMKTDMGGPTLLGFFGASAIGGTPPVSVLRPSSFQTLPDGGSGLVVSDADKQAAVRAFMDG from the coding sequence ATGCCAGAGCACCGCGACGACCCCGACGAACGCGGCGATCAGCCGTCCTACCGCGTCTACCGCGCGGGCGGCGACCGCTCGGCGAGCCGCTCCGCGAACGAGCCCGCCGGACCCGCGGGCACGCCCGAATACTCCCGCTACCGCTCCAAGCCGCGCAGCCTGCGCGAGCGGCTGCGGGGCGAGGACGCCGGGCTCGACGGCCTCGCCGCGAGCGGCGGGCGCGGGGACGGGCGCGGCGGCGGACCGGACGGACCGGGCCGCCGACGGGGACTGCCGCGCCGACGGCGCGGCGGCGGCGGTCGGCGCGGGATCACGCCGGGCCGTGTCGTCAAGTGGATCGTGCTGGCGGTCGGCGCGTGGCTGGCGCTCTCGCTCGTGCTGTTCCTCGTCAGCGCGCAGATCCAGAAGGGCAAGGTCTCCGACTCGGCGAAGGCGGCGCTGACCGACGCCGGCTACCCACTCACGTCCGCCAACAACGTGCTGATCCTCGGCTCCGACCAGCGCGAGTCCGGAACGAAGGAGCCGGGCGCGAACACGAGCGGTCCGAGCCGTTCGGACACGATCATGCTGTGGCGCGTCGGCGGCGGGAAGTCCGCCCGCCTGTCGATCCCGCGCGACACGATCGTCGACATCCCCGGCCACGGCCTGAACAAGATCAACGCCGCCTACGCGTTCGGCGGCGCGGCGCTGTCGATCGACACGATCGAGCAGTACCTCGGCGTGCCGATCAACCATCTGATCGAGGTCGACTTCGAGAACTTCCCGAAGCTGATCGACGCGCTCGGCGGGATCACCGTCAAGACCGGCCGCGTCTGCTCCGACATCAGCGGCGGCAAGGCGAACGGCGGCTGGTCGCTGCGGCTCAGAGCCGGCGAGAACAAGCTCGACGGGGAGGACGCACTGGCGCTCGCCCGCACGCGCAAGAACAGCTGCAACCCGGCCGAGGACGACCTCACGCGCGCGAGACGGCAGCAGGACATCCTCAGCGGGATCAAGGACAAGGTCACCTCGCCGACGACGTTCTTCCGGCTGCCGTGGGTCTCGTGGGCGGCGCCGAAGGCGATGAAGACCGACATGGGCGGCCCGACGCTGCTCGGCTTCTTCGGTGCGAGCGCGATCGGCGGCACGCCGCCCGTCAGCGTGCTGAGACCGTCCAGCTTCCAGACGCTGCCCGACGGCGGTTCCGGGCTCGTCGTCTCCGACGCCGACAAGCAGGCGGCCGTGCGCGCCTTCATGGACGGCTGA
- a CDS encoding succinate dehydrogenase cytochrome b subunit, with amino-acid sequence MLATAGQRTRRTWLRELWDSTIGKKVIVAVSGAVLIGYVILHMVGNLNSLYGAGDGEPRVDGYSDWLRSFGEPILPYATIVWAIRVLLLVAIVVHIIGVVQLRARSRVARGGYPARRIGRTFSSATMMVSGSLLLFFIVFHILQFTTLTIDITPLHHGEVYGNLYAAFQKWYFVLLYVAAVCALGFHLRHAVWSAAQTLGLDRPERNRVLRRTASGLAVVIVLGFISVPLAFWTGILDAPPDEGAHASATPMVVTR; translated from the coding sequence ATGCTCGCAACCGCTGGACAACGCACGCGGCGCACCTGGCTGCGCGAACTGTGGGACTCGACGATCGGCAAGAAGGTGATCGTCGCCGTGTCCGGCGCCGTGCTGATCGGCTACGTGATCCTGCACATGGTCGGCAACCTCAACTCGCTCTACGGAGCGGGTGACGGCGAGCCGCGGGTCGACGGCTACTCGGACTGGCTGCGCAGCTTCGGCGAGCCGATACTGCCCTACGCGACGATCGTGTGGGCGATCCGCGTCCTGCTGCTCGTCGCGATCGTCGTCCACATCATCGGCGTCGTGCAGCTGCGGGCGCGCAGCCGCGTGGCGCGTGGCGGCTATCCGGCCCGCCGGATCGGGCGGACGTTCTCCTCCGCGACGATGATGGTCAGCGGCTCGCTGCTGCTGTTCTTCATCGTCTTCCACATCCTGCAGTTCACGACGCTGACGATCGACATCACGCCGCTCCATCACGGTGAGGTCTACGGCAACCTCTACGCGGCGTTCCAGAAGTGGTACTTCGTGCTGCTCTACGTCGCCGCCGTCTGCGCGCTCGGCTTCCACCTGCGCCACGCGGTCTGGAGCGCGGCGCAGACGCTCGGGCTCGACCGCCCGGAGCGCAACCGCGTGCTGCGCCGCACCGCCAGCGGCCTCGCCGTCGTGATCGTGCTCGGCTTCATCTCGGTCCCGCTCGCGTTCTGGACCGGCATCCTCGACGCGCCCCCGGACGAGGGCGCGCATGCCTCTGCTACACCGATGGTGGTGACCAGATGA
- the rsmI gene encoding 16S rRNA (cytidine(1402)-2'-O)-methyltransferase: MAGRLIVCPTPIGNLEDVTLRVLSALREADLIACEDTRRTRVLLDRYGVGGELLSYHEHNERERASELVRRMQAGANVALVSDAGMPLVSDPGFLLVQACVAAGLAVEVLPGPSAALAALVASALPAERWRFVGFLPRKRGELRDAFETPETLVAFESPNRLAATLGVLAELDPERPAAVCRELTKLHEEVVRGSASELAARYAADAPRGEVVLVVGAATPVAPELGPALTALRRLVAAGAKTRPAAGVVAELTGVPANSLYRALTESE; this comes from the coding sequence ATGGCCGGGCGCCTGATCGTCTGCCCGACGCCGATCGGCAACCTCGAAGACGTCACGCTGCGCGTCCTCTCGGCGCTGCGCGAAGCCGACCTGATCGCCTGTGAGGACACGCGCCGCACGCGCGTGCTGCTCGACCGCTACGGCGTCGGCGGGGAGCTGCTCTCCTACCACGAGCACAACGAGCGCGAGCGCGCCAGCGAGCTGGTCAGACGGATGCAGGCGGGCGCCAACGTCGCGCTCGTCTCCGACGCCGGCATGCCGCTCGTCTCCGACCCGGGCTTCCTGCTCGTGCAGGCGTGCGTCGCGGCGGGGCTCGCGGTCGAGGTGCTGCCGGGCCCCAGCGCCGCGCTCGCCGCGCTCGTCGCCTCCGCGCTGCCGGCCGAGCGCTGGCGCTTCGTCGGCTTCCTGCCGCGCAAGAGAGGCGAGCTGCGCGACGCGTTCGAGACGCCCGAGACGCTGGTCGCGTTCGAGTCGCCGAACCGGCTGGCGGCGACGCTCGGCGTGCTCGCCGAGCTGGACCCCGAGCGCCCGGCGGCGGTCTGCCGCGAGCTGACGAAGCTGCACGAGGAGGTCGTGCGCGGCAGCGCGAGCGAGCTCGCGGCGCGCTATGCGGCCGACGCGCCGCGCGGCGAGGTCGTGCTGGTCGTCGGCGCGGCGACGCCGGTGGCGCCCGAGCTGGGTCCGGCGCTGACCGCGCTGCGCAGACTCGTGGCGGCCGGCGCGAAGACACGACCCGCCGCCGGCGTGGTCGCGGAGCTGACCGGCGTGCCGGCGAACAGCCTTTACCGCGCGCTTACAGAATCCGAGTAG
- a CDS encoding glycine--tRNA ligase, with protein sequence MATDIVTMDKIVALCKRRGFIFPSSEIYGGVGSTYDYGHYGVLLKTNVKSEWWRAMLQQRDDVVAIDSAIIQSPRVWEASGHLAGFSDPLVQCLGECKRRWRLDHLQEAAVENGEDPALVRCPTCGGELSEPRAFNLMFETTVGPVRDAGATVYLRPETAQGIFINFKNVLQFARRKPPFGIAQVGKSFRNEITPGNFIFRTREFEQMEMEFFVPPDDAPRWFAHWLSERERWYHELGIRPDHLRLRAHDQDELSHYSSGTSDVEYLFPIGWSELEGIANRGEFDLNAHRTASGEKLEYMDPGTGERYTPHVIEPAAGADRATLAFLVDAYDEEEVEGDTRTVLRLHPRLAPVKVAVMPLLKKGGHPELAREIFADLRVRMQGEYDEGGSIGKRYRRQDEIGTPWGVTIDHQSIEDQTVTLRDRDSLEQVRIAIDDLAPELERRLKAPWQSPKLTA encoded by the coding sequence ATGGCGACAGACATCGTGACCATGGACAAGATCGTGGCGCTCTGCAAGCGGCGCGGCTTCATCTTCCCCTCCTCCGAGATCTACGGCGGGGTCGGGTCGACGTACGACTACGGCCACTACGGCGTGCTGCTGAAGACGAACGTCAAGAGCGAGTGGTGGCGCGCGATGCTGCAGCAGCGCGACGACGTCGTCGCGATCGACTCCGCGATCATCCAGAGCCCGCGCGTGTGGGAGGCCAGCGGCCACCTCGCGGGGTTCAGCGACCCGCTCGTGCAGTGCCTCGGCGAGTGCAAGAGACGCTGGCGCCTGGACCACCTGCAGGAGGCCGCCGTCGAGAACGGCGAGGACCCCGCGCTGGTGCGCTGCCCGACGTGCGGCGGCGAGCTGAGCGAGCCGCGCGCGTTCAACCTGATGTTCGAGACGACCGTCGGCCCCGTCAGAGACGCCGGCGCGACCGTCTACCTGCGGCCCGAGACGGCGCAGGGCATCTTCATCAACTTCAAGAACGTCCTGCAGTTCGCGCGCAGAAAGCCGCCGTTCGGCATCGCGCAGGTCGGCAAGTCGTTCCGCAACGAGATCACGCCCGGCAACTTCATCTTCCGCACGCGCGAGTTCGAGCAGATGGAGATGGAGTTCTTCGTCCCGCCGGACGACGCGCCGAGATGGTTCGCCCACTGGCTCTCCGAGCGCGAGCGCTGGTACCACGAGCTGGGCATCCGGCCCGACCACCTGCGCCTGCGCGCGCACGACCAGGACGAGCTGTCGCACTACTCGTCCGGGACGAGCGACGTCGAGTACCTCTTCCCGATCGGCTGGTCGGAGCTGGAGGGGATCGCCAACCGCGGCGAGTTCGACCTCAACGCGCACAGAACCGCGTCGGGCGAGAAGCTGGAGTACATGGATCCGGGCACGGGCGAGCGCTACACCCCGCATGTGATCGAGCCGGCCGCGGGCGCGGACCGCGCGACGCTCGCCTTCCTCGTCGACGCCTACGACGAGGAGGAGGTCGAGGGCGACACGCGCACCGTGCTGCGCCTCCACCCGCGCCTCGCGCCCGTCAAGGTCGCCGTGATGCCGCTGCTGAAGAAGGGCGGCCACCCGGAACTGGCGAGAGAGATCTTCGCCGACCTGCGCGTGCGGATGCAGGGGGAGTACGACGAGGGCGGCTCGATCGGCAAGCGCTACCGGCGCCAGGACGAGATCGGCACGCCGTGGGGCGTCACGATCGACCACCAGTCGATCGAGGACCAGACGGTCACGCTGCGCGACCGCGACTCGCTCGAGCAGGTGCGGATCGCGATCGACGATCTCGCTCCGGAGCTGGAGCGCCGCCTGAAGGCGCCCTGGCAGAGCCCGAAGCTCACCGCCTGA
- a CDS encoding ROK family protein, with the protein MSAECVIGVDLGGTKLLAGVLDDGLNVHNRIYRPVHGLDQRELVDAIVAGVEEARAAAPGEVVAVGFGIPCLIDQRNGMALMAVNLPIKDMAFRDVMAERLGLPVQVDNDGNLAALAEHRAGAAQGATDSVLLTIGTGIGGGLVLGGRPYRGAIGAGAELGHMVIQADGPPCQGNCPNHGCLETLASGTALAREGTRIAGERPASALGRAMAEGRGITGALITELAHDGDEAAIDTLALIGTNLGVGIANYANIFNPDVVVIGGGVIAAGELLLEPARREMARRALPPTRDHLSIVAARFGTEAGMVGAGALALDAVRQGVT; encoded by the coding sequence ATGTCGGCCGAGTGCGTTATCGGCGTCGACCTCGGCGGCACGAAGCTGCTTGCCGGAGTGCTCGACGACGGACTGAACGTCCATAACCGTATCTACCGCCCCGTTCATGGCCTCGATCAGCGCGAGCTGGTCGACGCGATCGTGGCCGGGGTGGAGGAGGCGAGAGCCGCCGCGCCGGGCGAGGTGGTGGCGGTCGGCTTCGGCATCCCGTGCCTGATCGACCAGCGCAACGGCATGGCGCTGATGGCCGTCAACCTGCCGATCAAGGACATGGCGTTCCGCGACGTGATGGCCGAGCGGCTCGGGCTGCCGGTCCAGGTCGACAACGACGGGAACCTCGCCGCGCTGGCCGAGCATCGCGCCGGCGCCGCGCAGGGCGCGACCGACTCGGTCCTGTTGACGATCGGGACCGGCATCGGCGGCGGGCTGGTCCTCGGCGGACGGCCGTATCGCGGCGCGATCGGCGCCGGAGCCGAGCTGGGCCACATGGTGATACAGGCCGACGGGCCGCCCTGCCAGGGCAACTGCCCCAACCACGGCTGCCTGGAGACGCTCGCCTCCGGCACCGCGCTCGCGCGCGAGGGCACGCGGATCGCGGGCGAGCGGCCCGCTTCGGCGCTCGGCCGCGCGATGGCGGAGGGCCGCGGGATCACCGGCGCGCTGATCACGGAGCTGGCGCACGACGGCGACGAGGCGGCGATCGACACGCTCGCGCTGATCGGCACCAATCTCGGCGTCGGGATCGCCAACTACGCCAACATCTTCAACCCCGACGTCGTCGTGATCGGCGGCGGGGTGATCGCCGCCGGCGAATTGCTGCTGGAGCCGGCGCGCAGAGAGATGGCGCGCCGCGCGCTGCCGCCGACGCGCGACCACCTCAGCATCGTGGCGGCGAGATTCGGCACCGAGGCGGGGATGGTCGGCGCCGGTGCGCTCGCGCTCGACGCGGTCCGCCAGGGCGTGACCTGA
- a CDS encoding FmdB family zinc ribbon protein: MPIYEYRCENGHTFETLQRMTDDALTSCESCDAPAQRVLHAPAVHFKGSGFYNTDYGTKKRARELKSAGEGTSNGDGKKSSDSRTSDSGSTASRTSDAKPSSGGDKAAKSTSTTSSAS; this comes from the coding sequence ATGCCGATCTACGAGTATCGCTGCGAGAACGGGCACACGTTCGAGACGCTTCAACGCATGACCGACGACGCGCTGACTTCGTGCGAGAGCTGCGACGCGCCAGCTCAGCGGGTCCTGCACGCTCCGGCCGTCCACTTCAAGGGTTCTGGCTTCTACAACACCGATTACGGTACGAAGAAGCGCGCTCGCGAACTGAAGAGCGCCGGTGAGGGCACGAGCAACGGTGACGGCAAGAAGAGCAGCGACAGCAGAACCTCGGACAGCGGCTCGACCGCGTCGAGAACGTCCGACGCGAAGCCGTCGAGCGGCGGCGACAAGGCCGCGAAGAGCACCAGCACCACCAGCAGCGCGTCGTAG
- a CDS encoding fumarate reductase/succinate dehydrogenase flavoprotein subunit has product MSSIVLDAKIPDGPIEEKWRSWLDAHALVGPRNRGAHTVIVIGTGLAGASAAASLAAQGYRVKTFCFQDSARRAHSIAAQGGINAAKDFANEGDSIRRLFVDTMKGGDFRAREANVWRLAELSANIVDQAVAQGVPFNREYGGALATRSFGGVLVQRTFYSRGQTGQQLLLGAYSALQHQVAAGNAVIYNRHEMLDVVLVEGEARGIIARNLVTGELERHAADAVVLASGGYTNVYYLSTNAMGSNVTAAWRAHKRGALMANPCFTQIHPTCIPQSGEYQSKLTLMSESLRNDGRVWVPRKPRDSRRASDIPDAERYYFLEERYPAFGNLVPRDVASRAAKIVCDEGLGVGGTGRGVYLDFRDAIAERGRAAIAGKYGNLFDMYQRITAENPYEMPMMIYPAPHYAMGGLWVDYELQTTVPGLFAIGEANFSDHGANRLGASAMMQCLADGYFIAPHTVTNHLAKRHLRVDDRHEAFDQAIDEVRGRINRLINIGGTTAPQVFHRRLGDVMLDKCGMSRDAEGLADAITRIHQIRDDFWSDVRVDGRSDELNQSLELAARVADFIELAEVMCLDALRREESAGGHFREEHQTEDGEALRDDERLATVTAWEYTGEGGMPVAHEEQLSFDNVKLATRSYK; this is encoded by the coding sequence ATGAGCAGCATCGTGCTCGACGCCAAGATCCCCGACGGACCGATCGAGGAGAAGTGGCGCTCGTGGCTCGACGCGCACGCGCTCGTCGGCCCGCGCAACCGCGGCGCCCACACCGTGATCGTCATCGGCACCGGGCTCGCCGGCGCCAGCGCCGCCGCGTCGCTCGCCGCGCAGGGCTACCGCGTGAAGACGTTCTGCTTCCAGGACTCCGCCCGCCGCGCGCACTCGATCGCCGCGCAGGGCGGCATCAACGCCGCGAAGGACTTCGCCAACGAGGGCGACTCGATCCGCCGCCTGTTCGTCGACACGATGAAGGGCGGCGACTTCCGCGCCCGTGAGGCGAACGTCTGGCGGCTCGCCGAGCTGTCGGCCAACATCGTCGACCAGGCGGTCGCGCAGGGCGTGCCGTTCAACCGCGAGTACGGCGGCGCGCTCGCCACCCGCTCGTTCGGCGGAGTGCTCGTGCAGCGCACCTTCTACTCGCGCGGGCAGACCGGCCAGCAGCTGCTGCTCGGCGCCTACAGCGCGCTCCAGCACCAGGTCGCGGCGGGCAACGCCGTCATCTACAACCGCCACGAGATGCTCGACGTCGTGCTCGTCGAGGGCGAGGCGCGCGGGATCATCGCGCGCAACCTCGTCACGGGCGAGCTGGAGCGCCACGCCGCCGACGCGGTCGTGCTCGCCTCCGGCGGCTACACGAACGTCTACTACCTGTCGACGAACGCGATGGGCTCGAACGTGACGGCCGCCTGGCGCGCGCACAAGCGCGGCGCGCTGATGGCCAACCCCTGCTTCACGCAGATCCACCCGACCTGCATCCCGCAGAGCGGCGAGTACCAGAGCAAGCTCACGCTGATGAGCGAGTCGCTGCGCAACGACGGGCGCGTCTGGGTCCCGCGCAAGCCGAGAGACTCGCGCAGAGCGAGCGACATCCCCGACGCCGAGCGCTACTACTTCCTCGAGGAGCGCTACCCGGCGTTCGGCAACCTCGTCCCCCGCGACGTCGCCTCGCGCGCGGCGAAGATCGTCTGCGACGAGGGGCTCGGCGTCGGCGGCACGGGCCGCGGCGTCTACCTCGACTTCCGCGACGCGATCGCCGAGCGCGGCAGAGCGGCGATCGCGGGCAAGTACGGCAACCTCTTCGACATGTACCAGCGGATCACCGCTGAGAACCCGTACGAGATGCCGATGATGATCTACCCGGCGCCGCACTACGCGATGGGCGGCCTGTGGGTCGACTACGAGCTGCAGACGACGGTGCCCGGCCTGTTCGCGATCGGCGAGGCGAACTTCTCCGACCACGGCGCCAACCGCCTCGGCGCCAGCGCGATGATGCAGTGCCTCGCAGACGGCTACTTCATCGCCCCGCACACGGTCACCAACCACCTTGCGAAGCGCCACCTGAGGGTCGATGACAGACACGAGGCGTTCGACCAGGCGATCGACGAGGTGAGAGGGCGCATCAACCGCCTGATCAACATCGGCGGCACGACCGCGCCGCAGGTCTTCCACCGCCGGCTCGGCGACGTGATGCTCGACAAGTGCGGCATGTCGCGCGACGCCGAGGGCCTCGCGGACGCGATCACCCGCATCCACCAGATACGCGACGACTTCTGGAGCGACGTGCGGGTGGACGGCAGGAGCGACGAGCTGAACCAGAGCCTCGAGCTGGCGGCGCGCGTCGCCGACTTCATCGAGCTGGCCGAGGTGATGTGCCTCGACGCGCTGCGCCGCGAGGAGTCGGCCGGCGGCCACTTCCGCGAGGAGCACCAGACCGAGGACGGCGAGGCGCTGCGCGACGACGAGCGGCTCGCGACCGTCACCGCCTGGGAGTACACCGGCGAGGGCGGGATGCCGGTCGCCCACGAGGAGCAGCTCTCCTTCGACAACGTCAAGCTCGCGACCCGGAGCTACAAGTGA